A stretch of the Methanobrevibacter sp. genome encodes the following:
- the hypA gene encoding hydrogenase maturation nickel metallochaperone HypA yields the protein MHELSMAQGIINAVLETAEANNATEVNEVTVEVGRLAMINPEQLEFILGILIENTIMEDAEINFEEIPAEIQCNDCEFHGEAILDDSDHYAPLVKCPECDSLSVETLNGKDIVVKNIVIEKPDDN from the coding sequence ATGCACGAATTATCAATGGCTCAGGGTATTATCAATGCAGTTCTAGAAACTGCAGAAGCAAATAATGCGACTGAAGTTAATGAAGTTACCGTTGAAGTTGGAAGACTTGCAATGATTAATCCAGAACAATTGGAATTTATTTTAGGAATTTTAATTGAAAATACTATAATGGAAGATGCAGAAATTAATTTCGAGGAAATTCCTGCAGAAATCCAATGTAATGATTGTGAATTCCATGGTGAAGCTATACTTGATGATAGTGATCACTATGCTCCATTAGTGAAATGTCCTGAATGTGACAGTTTGAGTGTAGAAACATTGAATGGAAAAGATATTGTAGTTAAAAATATTGTTATAGAAAAACCTGATGATAATTAA
- the hypB gene encoding hydrogenase nickel incorporation protein HypB produces the protein MHQVADVEVAKNIMDANKRLADKNLKNLEEKDIFCVDFVGAIGSGKTTLVEEIIDNTDYKIGVLAGDVISKFDAGRIEKHDVPVVGLNTGKECHLDAHLVGHGLEDLPLDDLDMVIIENVGNLICPVDFDLGSHLRIVVVSVTEGDDTVEKHPIIFQTSDVVVINKVDLADAVGADADKMVADAQKLNPNIKVIKSSLKEGTGLDEIIKVIEDAMK, from the coding sequence ATGCACCAAGTAGCAGATGTTGAAGTAGCAAAAAACATTATGGATGCCAATAAAAGATTAGCTGATAAAAACCTTAAAAACTTGGAAGAAAAAGATATTTTTTGTGTTGACTTTGTAGGAGCAATAGGTTCCGGTAAAACAACACTTGTAGAAGAAATAATTGATAATACTGATTATAAAATTGGAGTTCTTGCAGGAGATGTAATCTCAAAATTCGATGCAGGACGTATAGAAAAACATGACGTACCTGTAGTGGGACTCAACACAGGCAAGGAATGCCATTTGGATGCACATTTAGTGGGTCATGGATTGGAAGACTTGCCGTTAGATGACTTGGACATGGTAATCATTGAAAATGTGGGCAATCTAATCTGTCCGGTTGACTTTGATTTAGGTTCACACTTAAGAATAGTTGTTGTAAGTGTGACTGAAGGTGATGACACTGTCGAAAAACACCCGATTATATTCCAGACCTCTGATGTGGTTGTAATCAACAAGGTTGATCTTGCAGATGCTGTTGGAGCTGATGCAGACAAGATGGTTGCAGATGCTCAAAAGTTAAACCCTAACATTAAAGTAATCAAATCCAGCTTAAAAGAGGGTACTGGATTGGATGAAATCATTAAAGTAATTGAAGATGCGATGAAATAA
- a CDS encoding DUF2207 family protein, with product MVDLIAGNLIANLILIISLILISIPGLIYFKNRKLTNNPLIVPNNISFNIDLCHLNGLYREKLTKNRGIITTYGLVIEITRLISSGYISVEINENASTAYEKITLKINNSKTKKLSSSDKSIINILKLFDNSKINLKSMDDKLNNKSTMKKFINSYRDWFLKVERKNTSKSYYITKYRNSFVFLTIVLIIYLTLTIIILVNDNAPFTYILIQFSTLLTYIFYNFKFDNIFGQYTPEGKEFLNVLNSLKNYLTSHPTIEKYPPRDWNRFLLYSVCFDVHYEFLDHMNQLRTYKKEDVQVFIENDGIQILKDIFKKSKINEYTFRKDENKGNDDVDVSELIPPVYYTDVMLLFSIFK from the coding sequence ATGGTAGATTTAATTGCAGGAAATTTAATTGCTAATCTAATATTAATCATATCATTAATTCTGATTTCAATTCCAGGACTGATATATTTCAAAAATAGAAAACTAACTAATAATCCATTGATTGTCCCGAATAATATTTCTTTCAACATAGATTTATGTCATTTAAACGGACTTTATCGGGAAAAATTAACTAAAAACAGGGGCATAATCACAACCTACGGATTAGTTATTGAAATAACACGATTAATCAGCTCAGGATATATTTCTGTAGAAATCAATGAAAATGCAAGTACTGCTTATGAAAAAATAACATTAAAAATCAATAATTCAAAAACAAAAAAGCTTAGTTCATCCGATAAATCAATTATAAACATTTTAAAATTATTTGATAATTCAAAAATTAATTTAAAATCGATGGACGATAAATTAAACAATAAGTCAACTATGAAAAAATTCATTAATAGTTATAGGGATTGGTTTTTGAAAGTTGAAAGAAAAAATACTTCTAAATCATATTACATTACAAAATATAGAAATTCATTTGTTTTTTTAACCATTGTGCTCATAATTTATTTGACATTAACAATTATTATTCTTGTAAATGATAATGCTCCTTTTACTTATATTTTAATTCAGTTTTCCACATTACTAACATATATCTTTTATAATTTTAAATTTGATAATATATTCGGACAGTACACCCCTGAAGGAAAAGAATTTTTAAATGTTTTAAATTCTCTTAAAAACTATTTAACATCTCATCCAACAATTGAAAAATATCCTCCAAGAGATTGGAATAGGTTTTTACTTTACAGCGTTTGCTTTGATGTTCATTATGAGTTTTTAGACCATATGAATCAATTGAGGACTTACAAAAAAGAGGATGTGCAAGTATTTATTGAAAATGATGGAATTCAAATTCTAAAAGATATTTTCAAGAAATCCAAAATCAATGAGTATACTTTTAGAAAAGATGAAAATAAAGGTAATGATGATGTGGATGTTTCTGAGTTGATTCCACCGGTGTATTATACTGATGTAATGTTGCTATTCTCAATATTTAAATAA